A region from the Pirellulales bacterium genome encodes:
- a CDS encoding restriction endonuclease yields the protein MLGNTFVFLVTATYLAVTLNAILQYGIPGLLVALLPGLVVFCLLGEMVESIVPKKLPLSGEADHHLQMEMINGPQQHSEEPVSQQTVESQKRQKEIQRRQQEAWESYHKRNWVAFVDHMSGLEFERFVASLFERMGHQHVRLTSECGDQGADVLCEMDGVPTAIQAKRWKSSVGNSAVREVLGAMLYYGCQAGMIVTNQSFTKAAIHLAEKDARIKLCDRTMLARMIEEHFPKEIPPFDQQMYDRIVRWSSRGAPRVTNKSASWRHYRKRR from the coding sequence ATGCTGGGAAACACCTTCGTCTTTCTGGTAACAGCTACATACCTAGCCGTTACCCTTAACGCAATACTCCAATACGGCATTCCCGGGCTGCTCGTAGCACTTCTTCCCGGCCTCGTCGTCTTCTGCCTACTTGGCGAAATGGTGGAGAGTATCGTCCCCAAGAAGTTGCCCTTGTCTGGAGAAGCCGACCATCATCTACAAATGGAGATGATTAATGGTCCTCAGCAACACAGCGAAGAGCCAGTTAGCCAGCAGACAGTAGAAAGCCAAAAACGGCAAAAAGAGATTCAACGGCGTCAGCAAGAAGCATGGGAGAGCTATCACAAGAGAAATTGGGTAGCCTTTGTTGACCATATGTCGGGATTGGAGTTTGAGCGATTCGTCGCCAGCCTTTTCGAGCGCATGGGACATCAGCATGTACGTCTAACTAGTGAGTGTGGAGACCAAGGTGCGGACGTGCTTTGCGAGATGGACGGTGTCCCAACCGCGATACAAGCTAAGCGATGGAAAAGCAGTGTCGGCAATTCCGCAGTCCGCGAGGTATTAGGCGCAATGCTCTACTACGGCTGTCAAGCCGGGATGATTGTTACGAATCAGTCGTTTACAAAGGCCGCCATTCATCTGGCTGAAAAAGACGCTCGCATTAAGCTTTGCGACCGAACAATGCTCGCACGAATGATTGAGGAGCATTTCCCGAAGGAGATTCCTCCATTTGACCAGCAGATGTATGACCGAATTGTTAGATGGTCCAGTCGTGGTGCACCACGCGTGACAAACAAATCGGCAAGTTGGCGTCATTATCGCAAACGCAGATAG
- a CDS encoding arylsulfatase, protein MVGARRLSLVWSLTLLALAAGRTIGAEPARPNIVVLLADDAGWGDYGHSGNRQATTPHIDSLATAGVSLDRFFVCPVCAPTRAEFLTGRYHPRGGVYGVSLGRERLDLDEATLADALRQAGYATGAFGKWHNGGQWPYHPRARGFDEYFGYTAGHWGEYFDAPLEDAGRMKRTRGYIVDVCTDRALEFIERNRQRPFLCYVPFTTPHTPWCVPAENWERFRNLPITQRGADGDKEAVDETRCALAMLENQDGNVGRILAKLAELGLERDTIVVYFSDNGPNTPRWNGGMKGRKGSTDEGGVRSVCYWRWPARLPAGRTVGQITGAIDLLPTLLSLVGVPRAGDKPLDGRDLSPLLLNESPEWEERMLFTTWSGQVSARSQRYRLDSDGQLFDMTADPAQTAAINDHEPMIVASMRQAVEAWRREMFGEQAPAAAGGSVDPRPIPVGYREFPITMLPARDGTPRGGVRRSARAPNCSYFVNWTATTDSMAWQIAVATAGRYRVEIDYTCPLADAGAEVELSFLGSRLRGRVAPGWDPPLLTQRDTLPRAGESPMKEFRTLLLGEMRLEVGEGELSLRALEIPGNTVMDMRRVTLTLLD, encoded by the coding sequence ATGGTTGGCGCACGTCGCTTGAGCTTGGTGTGGTCGCTGACGCTGCTTGCGTTGGCGGCGGGCCGTACAATTGGCGCGGAACCGGCGCGGCCGAACATTGTGGTGCTATTGGCCGACGATGCGGGCTGGGGAGACTATGGCCACTCTGGCAATCGGCAGGCGACGACGCCGCACATCGATTCGCTGGCGACGGCCGGGGTGTCGCTCGATCGATTCTTTGTCTGTCCGGTGTGCGCGCCGACGCGGGCGGAGTTTCTCACGGGGCGCTATCATCCGCGCGGGGGCGTCTATGGGGTGTCGCTGGGGCGGGAGCGGCTTGACCTGGACGAGGCGACGCTGGCCGACGCGTTGCGGCAGGCGGGCTACGCCACCGGCGCCTTTGGCAAGTGGCATAATGGCGGCCAGTGGCCCTATCATCCGCGTGCCCGCGGCTTCGACGAATATTTTGGCTACACGGCGGGGCATTGGGGAGAGTATTTCGACGCGCCGCTGGAAGACGCTGGGCGGATGAAGCGCACGCGCGGATACATCGTCGATGTCTGCACCGATCGGGCGCTGGAGTTCATCGAGCGGAATCGGCAGCGGCCGTTCTTGTGCTACGTGCCGTTCACCACACCACATACGCCGTGGTGTGTGCCGGCGGAGAACTGGGAACGCTTTCGCAATTTGCCAATTACGCAGCGCGGGGCCGATGGGGACAAGGAAGCGGTGGACGAAACGCGCTGCGCCTTGGCGATGCTCGAAAATCAGGATGGGAACGTGGGGCGCATTCTGGCGAAGTTGGCCGAGTTGGGACTGGAGCGCGACACCATCGTGGTGTACTTCTCCGACAATGGCCCCAACACGCCGCGCTGGAATGGCGGCATGAAGGGGCGCAAGGGAAGCACAGACGAAGGGGGCGTGCGCAGCGTGTGCTATTGGCGCTGGCCGGCGCGGTTGCCGGCGGGGCGCACGGTGGGACAGATTACCGGGGCGATTGATTTGCTGCCAACTCTGTTGTCTCTGGTCGGTGTGCCGCGCGCTGGCGACAAGCCCTTGGACGGGCGCGATCTGAGCCCGCTGCTGTTGAATGAGTCGCCGGAGTGGGAGGAGCGGATGCTCTTTACCACCTGGTCTGGCCAGGTCAGCGCGCGGAGCCAGCGGTATCGACTCGATAGTGATGGGCAGTTGTTCGACATGACCGCCGACCCCGCGCAGACGGCGGCGATCAACGATCACGAGCCGATGATCGTCGCCAGCATGCGGCAGGCGGTGGAGGCGTGGCGGCGCGAGATGTTTGGCGAGCAGGCGCCGGCGGCGGCGGGGGGAAGCGTTGATCCGCGACCGATCCCGGTGGGCTACCGCGAGTTTCCGATCACGATGTTGCCGGCGCGCGATGGAACGCCGCGCGGCGGCGTGCGGCGCAGTGCCCGCGCGCCCAACTGTTCTTACTTTGTGAACTGGACCGCCACGACGGACAGCATGGCGTGGCAGATCGCGGTGGCGACGGCAGGGCGGTATCGGGTGGAGATCGACTACACGTGCCCCTTGGCGGACGCTGGCGCGGAGGTGGAGTTGAGCTTTCTGGGCAGTCGGCTGAGGGGGCGCGTGGCGCCGGGTTGGGATCCGCCGCTGCTGACCCAACGGGACACGCTGCCGCGCGCGGGGGAATCGCCGATGAAGGAATTTCGGACGCTCTTATTGGGCGAGATGCGGTTGGAAGTGGGGGAGGGGGAACTGTCGCTGCGGGCGCTGGAGATTCCGGGGAACACGGTGATGGACATGCGGCGGGTGACGCTGACCTTGCTGGATTGA
- a CDS encoding molybdopterin-dependent oxidoreductase, whose amino-acid sequence MHVRSKPLLLFGALPLLGIIAAYVQWGAFGLPSIPPIPDTTPAAAALPFGFPAWLRVTHYVNFLLLVLLVRSGLQILMDHPRLYWNVHCTPGDEWLRLTSIKVPTDRVWTAKDDARHLSPWIGLPGYRHTIGMARHWHFLSVLFWVGNGAIFMFLLFATEQWKRLVPTSWQIVPNAWSVWVHYATFHLPPEPNGFYRYNALQQLAYFGVVFLLAPLAILTGPSMSPALTNRFVWYPKLPGNRQIGRSLHFLIMCAFVLFFVSHVTMVALTGFVRNMNHIVIGADDGRLTGLYLGLLGIGVVVAVNALANWLAWRHPRLVQHVAKKLVTPVMSFLLDRPAPVAEFRPQDVSPFFWANGKTPTSHEWTALADGHFVDYRLRVCGLVANPVELSLDDLRALPHKTQITLHHCIQGWSGIAAWGGLPLADLVALVRPTAAARAVVFYSFGEGGEGGEFYDSLSLDNARHPQTLLAYDMNDQPLGILHGAPLRLRVENQLGFKMVKWIRAIEFVADVRAIGQGEGGYNEDHEYFGELANI is encoded by the coding sequence ATGCACGTCAGGTCGAAGCCGCTACTGCTTTTTGGCGCCTTGCCATTGCTGGGCATCATCGCGGCGTATGTGCAGTGGGGCGCGTTCGGCCTGCCATCAATTCCGCCCATTCCCGACACAACCCCCGCTGCTGCCGCGCTCCCCTTTGGCTTTCCGGCGTGGCTGCGCGTCACGCACTATGTCAACTTTCTGCTGCTCGTGCTCCTCGTCCGCAGCGGATTGCAAATCTTGATGGACCATCCGCGACTCTATTGGAACGTCCACTGCACGCCCGGCGACGAGTGGCTGCGACTCACCTCGATCAAAGTACCGACCGATCGCGTCTGGACCGCCAAAGACGACGCGCGCCACCTATCTCCCTGGATCGGCCTGCCCGGCTATCGCCATACCATCGGCATGGCCCGGCACTGGCACTTTCTCAGCGTGCTCTTCTGGGTCGGCAACGGCGCGATCTTCATGTTCCTCTTGTTCGCCACTGAACAGTGGAAGCGTCTCGTTCCCACCTCCTGGCAAATCGTGCCCAACGCCTGGTCGGTCTGGGTGCATTACGCCACCTTCCACCTGCCGCCAGAACCCAACGGCTTCTACCGCTACAACGCGCTGCAGCAACTGGCCTACTTCGGCGTCGTCTTCCTGCTGGCGCCGTTGGCCATCCTCACCGGCCCCTCCATGTCGCCCGCGCTCACCAATCGCTTCGTCTGGTATCCCAAGCTCCCGGGCAACCGGCAGATCGGCCGCTCGCTCCACTTTCTCATCATGTGCGCATTCGTCCTCTTCTTCGTCAGCCATGTGACGATGGTCGCCCTCACGGGCTTCGTGCGCAACATGAATCACATCGTCATCGGCGCCGACGATGGTCGCCTGACCGGTCTCTATCTTGGTCTGCTCGGCATCGGCGTCGTCGTGGCGGTCAACGCGCTGGCCAACTGGTTGGCCTGGCGCCACCCGCGACTGGTGCAGCATGTCGCCAAAAAATTGGTTACCCCGGTGATGAGCTTCTTGCTCGATCGACCCGCCCCGGTGGCCGAGTTTCGCCCTCAAGACGTCTCGCCGTTCTTTTGGGCCAACGGCAAAACGCCCACCTCCCACGAGTGGACCGCGCTCGCCGACGGCCACTTCGTCGACTATCGCTTGCGGGTGTGCGGCCTCGTCGCCAACCCCGTCGAACTCTCGCTCGACGATCTCCGCGCGCTCCCCCACAAAACACAAATCACGCTGCATCACTGCATTCAAGGCTGGTCGGGCATCGCCGCCTGGGGTGGGCTGCCGCTCGCCGATCTGGTCGCGCTCGTTCGCCCCACGGCCGCCGCTCGCGCCGTCGTCTTTTATTCCTTTGGCGAGGGGGGCGAAGGGGGCGAGTTCTACGACAGCCTGTCGCTCGACAACGCCCGTCACCCACAAACGCTGCTCGCCTACGACATGAACGACCAGCCCTTGGGCATCTTGCACGGTGCGCCGCTGCGGCTGCGCGTCGAGAACCAACTCGGCTTCAAGATGGTCAAGTGGATTCGCGCCATCGAGTTCGTCGCCGATGTGCGCGCCATCGGCCAGGGCGAAGGAGGCTACAACGAGGACCACGAATATTTTGGAGAATTAGCCAACATCTAA
- a CDS encoding NAD(P)/FAD-dependent oxidoreductase, whose protein sequence is MPNYKYLIIGGGMTSDAAVHGIRQRDPQGAIGVIGAESYPPYDRPPLSKALWKGKPLESIWRQDDQRAAKHLGRLACQLDPQNKRVTDDQGATYTYEKLLLAAGCSPRRLPFGEDQIIYYRTLDDYQRLRQLAERHERFAVIGGGFIGSEIAAALAMNGKKTTILFPGPCIGGHAFPQPLAEFLNDYYVQKGVNLLPQTTVTGLDTRDGKPVLQARGAQSGSDHQLPVDAVVAGIGVLPNVELAQAAGLTVDNGVRVDAALRTSHPDIYAAGDVASFHNPALDRWLRVEHEDNANHMGDAAGRSMAGESVAYDYLPSFYSDLFDLGYEAVGEIDARLEIFADWKEPFREGVVYYLRAGRVRGVLLWNVWDQVGAARRLIADPGPFSAQNLKGRLPE, encoded by the coding sequence ATGCCCAACTACAAATATCTGATCATCGGTGGCGGAATGACGAGCGACGCCGCCGTGCATGGCATTCGTCAGCGCGATCCACAAGGCGCCATCGGCGTGATCGGCGCCGAGTCGTATCCCCCCTACGACCGCCCTCCCCTCTCCAAGGCGTTGTGGAAAGGCAAACCGCTGGAAAGCATCTGGCGCCAGGATGATCAGCGCGCCGCCAAACATCTCGGCCGCCTGGCCTGCCAACTCGACCCGCAAAACAAGCGCGTCACCGACGACCAAGGCGCCACCTACACCTACGAAAAGCTGCTCTTGGCCGCCGGTTGCTCACCGCGGCGCCTGCCGTTTGGAGAAGACCAGATCATCTACTACCGCACGCTCGACGATTACCAGCGCCTGCGCCAACTCGCAGAGCGGCACGAGCGGTTCGCGGTCATCGGCGGCGGATTCATCGGCTCCGAGATCGCCGCCGCGCTCGCCATGAACGGAAAAAAGACCACCATCCTCTTCCCCGGCCCCTGCATCGGCGGTCACGCCTTTCCGCAACCGCTGGCCGAGTTTCTCAACGACTACTACGTCCAGAAGGGGGTCAACCTGCTCCCTCAGACCACCGTCACCGGCCTCGACACGCGCGACGGCAAGCCGGTCCTCCAGGCGCGCGGCGCGCAGTCCGGCAGCGATCACCAACTGCCGGTCGATGCCGTCGTCGCCGGCATCGGCGTCCTGCCCAATGTCGAACTCGCCCAGGCCGCCGGGCTCACCGTCGACAATGGCGTTCGCGTCGATGCGGCGCTCCGCACTAGCCATCCCGATATCTACGCCGCCGGCGATGTCGCCAGCTTTCACAACCCGGCCCTCGATCGCTGGCTGCGCGTCGAGCACGAAGACAACGCCAATCACATGGGCGACGCCGCCGGCCGCTCGATGGCGGGCGAAAGCGTGGCGTACGACTATCTGCCGTCGTTCTACTCCGACCTGTTCGACCTCGGCTACGAGGCCGTCGGCGAGATCGACGCCCGACTCGAAATATTTGCCGATTGGAAAGAGCCCTTCCGCGAGGGAGTCGTCTATTATCTGCGCGCCGGGCGCGTGCGCGGGGTGCTCCTCTGGAACGTGTGGGACCAGGTCGGCGCCGCCCGCCGCCTGATCGCCGATCCCGGCCCCTTCTCCGCGCAAAATCTCAAAGGCCGCCTGCCAGAGTAA